Proteins from a genomic interval of Coregonus clupeaformis isolate EN_2021a chromosome 4, ASM2061545v1, whole genome shotgun sequence:
- the ormdl1 gene encoding ORM1-like protein 1 — MNVGVAHSEVNPNTRVMNSRGIWLTYALGVGMLHIVLLSIPFFSVPVVWTLTNVIHNFGMYVFMHAVKGTPFETPDQGKARLLTHWEQLDYGVQFTSSRKFFTISPIILYFLASFYTKYDTTHFVINTASLLSVLIPKLPQLHGVRIFGINKY, encoded by the exons ATGAATGTTGGCGTAGCGCACAGTGAGGTGAACCCCAACACTCGGGTCATGAACAGTCGAGGGATCTGGCTGACCTATGCCCTCGGTGTTGGAATGCTTCACATTGTGCTTTTGAGCATACCCTTCTTCAGTGTACCTGTGGTGTGGACTCTCACAAATGTTATACACAATTTT GGGATGTATGTCTTCATGCATGCAGTGAAAGGCACTCCGTTTGAGACCCCAGACCAAGGAAAAGCCCGGCTCCTGACACATTGGGAACAGTTGGACTACGGCGTGCAGTTCACATCATCCAGAAAATTCTTCACCATCTCCCCAATCATTTT ATATTTTCTTGCAAGCTTCTACACGAAGTACGACACAACACACTTTGTCATAAACACTGCCTCCCTTTTGAGTGTGCTGATCCCCAAATTGCCACAACTACATGGAGTCCGCATCTTTGGCATCAACAAGTATTAA